A DNA window from Aminiphilus circumscriptus DSM 16581 contains the following coding sequences:
- a CDS encoding DUF4392 domain-containing protein — protein sequence MTDSVVPAVSCRIPQEKDSFCAAAEEVMHLVASGRTGRGISGLGSVSAWLSAVALLEKPERIAVVTGFFVPEKGDLVSEGAVASIGPGGAAETDGPPGAVILGRALARLGKDVSLVTDALCAPALEACSAAVGGPPVRCAACGAEVLAEGPRALVFLERLGRSADGRYRNMRGEDISVITPPLDDAVPLARKAGIPVLAIGDGGNEAGMGALGEELLKAVPGFAAALSVVAADVALPVDVSNWGGYGLAVLLSLRSGRRLGHLPGEEQAMLRALVAAGAVDGVTKRCELSVDGLPLLEHCRLVWRLENLRIRRGIEKELPEGSDLER from the coding sequence ATGACTGACTCCGTTGTTCCTGCAGTGTCGTGCCGGATACCGCAGGAGAAAGACTCCTTTTGTGCCGCGGCGGAAGAGGTGATGCATCTCGTCGCCTCCGGAAGGACCGGGAGGGGCATCTCCGGCCTGGGAAGCGTGTCGGCGTGGCTTTCCGCGGTCGCTCTTCTGGAGAAACCTGAACGGATTGCCGTAGTAACCGGATTTTTCGTTCCGGAAAAGGGGGACTTGGTCTCGGAAGGGGCTGTCGCTTCCATTGGCCCTGGCGGTGCGGCGGAGACGGACGGGCCTCCGGGGGCGGTGATTCTGGGGCGGGCTCTCGCCCGCCTGGGGAAGGATGTTTCCCTCGTGACCGATGCGCTCTGCGCGCCCGCGCTGGAAGCCTGCTCCGCCGCCGTCGGGGGGCCGCCCGTGCGATGTGCCGCCTGCGGCGCAGAGGTGCTGGCGGAGGGGCCCCGGGCGCTCGTGTTTCTCGAACGGCTTGGCCGCTCCGCGGACGGACGGTACCGCAACATGCGGGGAGAGGACATTTCAGTGATCACGCCGCCGCTTGACGATGCCGTGCCTCTCGCTCGGAAAGCGGGGATTCCTGTGCTGGCCATCGGGGACGGGGGCAACGAAGCCGGTATGGGAGCGTTGGGAGAGGAACTTCTCAAGGCGGTTCCCGGCTTTGCCGCCGCTCTGAGCGTCGTCGCCGCCGACGTGGCCCTTCCCGTGGACGTCTCGAACTGGGGAGGCTACGGTCTCGCGGTGCTTCTTTCCCTGCGTTCGGGAAGACGGCTCGGCCACCTTCCCGGGGAGGAGCAGGCCATGCTCCGGGCCCTCGTTGCGGCGGGTGCCGTGGACGGGGTTACCAAGCGGTGCGAACTCTCGGTGGATGGTCTTCCTCTTCTAGAACACTGTCGTCTGGTGTGGCGGCTCGAAAACCTGCGGATCCGAAGAGGGATCGAGAAAGAGCTGCCCGAGGGGAGTGACCTTGAGCGGTGA
- a CDS encoding ECF transporter S component: protein MNERKDHPARSVALGAVLAAAVTVATMIHVPLPGFRIYFNLGEGVIYTVAILLGGKYGAAAGGIGAAIADLVLGYPLWAPITAVIKGTEGYLVGRLARRNRHIALAAGAAVMTSGYSLTAGVLYGRAAIPVEFATDLLQTGVGAAVALVLVPLLERRILGKTPAVR, encoded by the coding sequence ATGAACGAGAGAAAGGACCATCCCGCACGGAGCGTCGCCCTCGGCGCGGTCCTAGCCGCCGCCGTAACGGTGGCCACCATGATCCACGTTCCCCTTCCGGGATTCCGGATCTATTTCAACCTCGGAGAGGGCGTCATCTATACCGTGGCGATCCTCCTGGGCGGCAAATACGGTGCCGCCGCAGGCGGCATCGGCGCCGCCATCGCCGATCTCGTCCTGGGCTATCCCCTGTGGGCACCGATCACTGCGGTGATCAAGGGCACCGAGGGCTATCTCGTCGGACGCCTCGCCCGCCGAAACAGACACATCGCTCTCGCCGCCGGCGCGGCGGTCATGACCTCCGGGTACAGCCTCACCGCAGGCGTGCTCTACGGGCGTGCGGCGATTCCCGTGGAGTTCGCCACGGATCTCCTCCAGACCGGCGTGGGCGCTGCCGTCGCCCTTGTGCTCGTGCCGCTTCTCGAACGCCGCATTCTCGGAAAAACTCCGGCGGTCCGCTGA
- the fsa gene encoding fructose-6-phosphate aldolase — translation MRFFLDTANLDEIQKGVAWGVVSGVTTNPTLVAREKGVVFADRIREICALVEGPVSAEVLSLDIEGMVSEAFPLAAIAPNVVVKIPMTPEGMGAVHRLAERGIATNVTLVFSPQQALLAAAAGATYVSPFLGRLDDVGEHGIALVEEIARIYDVQEIETEIIAASIRHPRHVADAAAAGAHIATLPFKVLRQLFDHPLTTSGIERFLEDWRRSNGCPASENGSLHG, via the coding sequence ATGCGCTTTTTTCTGGATACGGCGAACCTCGATGAGATTCAAAAAGGCGTCGCCTGGGGTGTGGTGAGCGGTGTCACCACGAATCCCACTCTCGTCGCCAGAGAGAAAGGGGTCGTGTTCGCCGATCGAATCCGCGAAATTTGTGCTCTCGTTGAAGGCCCGGTCAGTGCGGAAGTCCTTTCCCTCGATATCGAGGGTATGGTTTCCGAGGCGTTTCCCCTTGCCGCAATCGCTCCGAACGTCGTGGTGAAGATCCCCATGACCCCCGAGGGAATGGGGGCGGTGCACCGGCTGGCGGAAAGGGGAATCGCCACGAATGTGACGCTGGTCTTCTCTCCCCAGCAGGCTCTTCTCGCCGCCGCGGCGGGTGCGACCTACGTGAGCCCCTTTCTGGGAAGGCTCGACGATGTGGGAGAGCACGGCATCGCACTGGTGGAGGAGATCGCCCGCATCTACGATGTCCAGGAAATCGAGACGGAGATCATCGCCGCGAGCATCAGGCATCCACGGCATGTGGCGGATGCGGCGGCGGCGGGAGCGCATATCGCCACCCTGCCTTTCAAGGTGCTCCGGCAGCTTTTCGATCACCCTCTCACCACGTCGGGCATCGAACGTTTCCTCGAGGACTGGAGACGTTCGAACGGGTGCCCTGCATCGGAGAACGGAAGCCTCCATGGCTGA
- the rho gene encoding transcription termination factor Rho produces MEENGSLEAAESVKTGTAKPKHSFGALCGLNVTELRKVAREVGVTGASALRKDDLVVAILKEQSEKMGHRFGGGTLEVLAEGYGFLRPKGLLPSDHDIYVSASQIRRFGLRNGDVVWGVIRAPKDQEHYEALLRVELVNFSDPEAARRRPHFEHLVPIFPDKRLRLETEARQVAPRLVDLFSPIGKGQRALLVSPPKAGKTTLLKQLANAITTNHQEVILMVLLIDERPEEVTDMARSVDGEIIASTFDRPAEEHMRVANLALEKAKRLVEVGKDVVLLLDSITRLARASNLVVPPSGRTLSGGMDPAALYFPKRFFGAARNIEDGGSLTIIGTALVETGSRMDEVIYEEFKGTGNMEVHLTRKLAEQRVFPAIDIARSGTRREELLLGEDELQRVWILRRRVGSVDEAEALSLIIDKLKQTSTNRDFLNTIKGA; encoded by the coding sequence ATGGAGGAAAACGGCTCGCTTGAAGCCGCGGAATCCGTCAAAACCGGAACGGCCAAGCCGAAGCATTCGTTCGGTGCCCTTTGCGGTCTCAATGTGACGGAACTCCGAAAAGTCGCCAGAGAAGTGGGTGTCACGGGAGCGTCTGCACTCCGCAAGGACGATCTGGTGGTGGCCATCCTCAAGGAGCAATCCGAGAAGATGGGACACCGTTTCGGGGGCGGAACGCTCGAAGTGCTCGCGGAGGGATACGGGTTTCTTCGTCCGAAGGGGCTTCTCCCGAGCGATCACGACATTTACGTCTCCGCGTCCCAGATCCGCCGGTTCGGGCTCCGTAACGGAGATGTCGTCTGGGGTGTCATTCGGGCTCCCAAGGACCAGGAGCATTATGAGGCGCTTCTCCGGGTCGAGCTGGTGAATTTCTCGGACCCCGAAGCGGCAAGACGGCGCCCTCATTTCGAGCACCTGGTTCCCATCTTTCCGGACAAGCGTCTCCGCCTCGAGACGGAGGCGCGTCAGGTCGCTCCACGCCTGGTTGATCTTTTCTCTCCCATCGGAAAAGGACAACGGGCCCTCCTCGTTTCTCCCCCGAAGGCCGGAAAGACCACGCTTCTCAAGCAGCTTGCCAATGCCATCACCACAAACCACCAGGAAGTCATTCTCATGGTTCTCCTCATCGACGAGCGTCCCGAGGAAGTCACGGACATGGCTCGCTCGGTGGACGGAGAGATCATCGCCTCCACCTTCGACCGACCCGCGGAGGAGCACATGCGGGTGGCCAACCTTGCGTTGGAGAAGGCCAAGAGGCTCGTGGAGGTGGGGAAGGACGTGGTCCTTCTTCTCGACTCCATCACGCGCCTTGCCCGGGCGTCCAATCTGGTGGTTCCGCCTTCGGGACGGACCCTCTCGGGAGGCATGGACCCGGCGGCTCTCTATTTCCCCAAGCGGTTCTTCGGAGCTGCGCGGAACATCGAGGACGGGGGGAGTCTTACCATCATCGGAACGGCCCTCGTGGAGACCGGAAGCCGGATGGACGAAGTGATCTACGAAGAGTTCAAGGGTACCGGCAATATGGAAGTGCACCTCACCAGGAAACTCGCGGAGCAGCGTGTTTTCCCCGCCATCGACATCGCGCGTTCCGGAACGCGGCGGGAGGAACTGCTCCTCGGAGAGGATGAACTGCAGCGGGTGTGGATTTTGCGGCGCCGCGTCGGCAGCGTGGACGAGGCGGAGGCGCTGAGCCTTATCATTGACAAGCTCAAGCAGACATCCACGAACAGGGATTTTCTCAATACGATCAAGGGAGCCTGA
- a CDS encoding LysM peptidoglycan-binding domain-containing protein, with amino-acid sequence MRERIFKRRIRVGLWVLVLCMLSGTVYLSVAAAEKAGAKGMSPLAAKMPGGEESGHILVDVSASGEEELVSSAGPTADLSLEGIGPLQAESPFTLKEEVLLEEVKPGSESPLSVESATKDGAEPDPEALSGDEEVRLEEESPSWNRHVVAAGDTLSGISGKYQIDAALIVKANALKHPDRLSVGQELLVPKSPEDVNAVLEELERRKLEAEEKRRQAEPVAFTDYAVKQGDSLWSIASAFGLDINTLFGCNDLKDPDVLKPGTSMRIPNQDGVLYKIKKGDSLKKIAERYGVHPEAVLAANGLGKDAALQEGQSVFLPGAKPITVVREGGSGASIAGSGGRVTARGFAWPVRGRVSSPFGWRRDPFTKRRDFHTGIDVRAPRGQTIVASKNGTVVFAGWMGGYGRVVVLNHGGGYTTIYAHCNSLLVKKGQSVSQGKAIARVGASGRATGTHLHFEVRVNNSPINPMRVLR; translated from the coding sequence GTGCGAGAACGTATTTTCAAACGCAGAATCCGGGTTGGTCTCTGGGTCCTGGTGTTGTGCATGTTGAGCGGCACGGTGTATCTTTCCGTCGCTGCGGCGGAAAAGGCCGGAGCCAAGGGTATGTCGCCGCTGGCGGCGAAGATGCCCGGAGGCGAGGAATCGGGGCATATTCTCGTGGATGTTTCTGCCTCCGGAGAGGAAGAGTTGGTGAGTTCCGCCGGCCCGACGGCGGATCTGTCTCTTGAGGGAATAGGCCCTCTTCAGGCGGAAAGCCCCTTCACCCTGAAGGAGGAGGTGCTCCTCGAAGAAGTGAAACCCGGATCGGAGTCTCCTCTGTCAGTTGAGTCGGCGACGAAAGACGGAGCGGAGCCGGATCCGGAAGCGCTCTCCGGCGACGAAGAGGTGCGGCTGGAGGAAGAGTCGCCGTCGTGGAATCGCCATGTGGTGGCCGCTGGGGACACGCTTTCGGGGATCTCCGGGAAATACCAGATCGACGCGGCGCTCATCGTCAAGGCCAATGCGCTGAAGCATCCCGATCGCCTCAGTGTCGGGCAGGAACTTCTCGTTCCGAAGAGCCCCGAGGACGTGAACGCCGTTCTCGAGGAGTTGGAGCGTCGAAAGCTGGAAGCGGAAGAGAAGCGGCGCCAGGCGGAGCCTGTGGCGTTTACGGACTATGCGGTGAAACAGGGTGACAGCCTCTGGTCCATCGCGAGCGCCTTCGGTCTGGACATCAACACTCTTTTCGGCTGTAATGACCTGAAGGACCCGGATGTACTCAAACCGGGAACGTCCATGCGCATTCCCAATCAGGACGGCGTGCTCTACAAGATCAAGAAGGGCGATTCCCTGAAAAAGATCGCCGAACGGTACGGTGTGCACCCCGAGGCGGTTCTTGCCGCCAACGGCCTGGGGAAGGATGCGGCGCTTCAGGAAGGACAGAGCGTCTTTCTTCCCGGGGCGAAGCCCATTACCGTGGTCCGCGAGGGCGGCAGTGGTGCCTCTATCGCCGGATCGGGCGGGCGCGTTACCGCGAGGGGATTTGCCTGGCCTGTTCGTGGTCGGGTGAGCAGCCCCTTCGGCTGGCGGAGAGACCCTTTCACGAAACGCCGGGACTTCCACACGGGGATCGATGTTCGCGCTCCCCGGGGACAGACCATCGTGGCATCCAAGAACGGCACTGTGGTTTTTGCCGGCTGGATGGGAGGATACGGAAGGGTCGTCGTTTTGAACCACGGTGGAGGGTACACGACCATTTACGCGCACTGCAACAGTCTTCTGGTGAAGAAGGGGCAGTCCGTCTCCCAGGGGAAGGCCATCGCCCGGGTCGGCGCGAGCGGAAGAGCGACGGGGACGCATCTCCACTTCGAGGTGCGGGTGAACAATTCGCCGATCAATCCCATGCGGGTCTTGCGCTGA
- a CDS encoding sensor domain-containing diguanylate cyclase, with protein sequence MDSPRWSSLRLHDRWSTMLLRFGFEKGVSACLGALGLAGRQVRALVVAAPDEIHSEWRIVASRSVPDPEDVLERIRPFLERLVSAKYPYKLALKDAPSLLVPIRDGERFFGVLALWTFWGRKLSSVDHPYLADLASLLGKAWGREHHIGIVESALRLSGTGNFLGQMLERDDGDPLRFTGEALLQLRRIVPFSVSSVWGMDWEKFQVKLLLAEEGVPFDLYEEESFLLGRGLRALAMEQDRVIVFSDLKGNRFRGYAAVPARGGDDAFRLVGTFGAAEAHVFTGRRVDYLRTFMNRLAGTWSLWSRMQRWKQEALFDEITGLRNKRCCLREFETSWERHRLRGGEYALAFFDLDHFKTVNDMHGHVAGDVVLGRFGEILRRHAEPMGMPCRFGGEEFLLLMPGTSLKDAVVACEKIRKTLASEAWNTQFGRLQVTVSCGISEAVRDGVSESQDLLALADARLYAAKGRGRNRIVFSD encoded by the coding sequence GTGGACAGTCCTCGGTGGAGCAGTCTCAGGTTGCATGATCGATGGAGCACGATGCTGCTCCGGTTCGGTTTTGAAAAGGGTGTCTCGGCCTGTCTCGGTGCGCTTGGTCTCGCGGGAAGACAGGTCCGTGCCCTGGTCGTCGCCGCTCCGGACGAGATCCACTCCGAGTGGCGGATCGTCGCATCCCGTTCCGTTCCGGATCCCGAGGATGTGCTGGAGCGGATTCGTCCGTTTCTCGAACGTCTCGTCTCGGCCAAGTATCCCTATAAACTCGCCCTGAAGGATGCACCGTCGCTTCTCGTCCCCATCCGGGACGGGGAGCGATTTTTCGGTGTGCTCGCTCTTTGGACGTTCTGGGGAAGAAAACTCTCCTCGGTGGATCATCCCTACCTTGCCGATCTCGCTTCCCTGCTGGGAAAAGCCTGGGGGCGGGAGCATCACATCGGCATTGTGGAGAGCGCGCTGCGACTTTCCGGAACGGGAAACTTTCTGGGACAGATGCTCGAACGGGACGATGGCGATCCGCTCAGATTCACCGGCGAGGCGTTGCTGCAGCTACGACGGATTGTTCCCTTCTCCGTTTCTTCAGTGTGGGGCATGGATTGGGAAAAATTTCAGGTGAAGCTTCTTCTGGCGGAGGAGGGCGTTCCCTTCGACCTGTACGAGGAAGAGTCCTTTCTTCTCGGCAGGGGGCTCCGTGCCCTCGCCATGGAGCAGGACCGGGTGATTGTCTTCAGTGACCTCAAGGGGAACCGTTTCCGAGGGTATGCGGCCGTTCCGGCCCGAGGCGGAGACGATGCCTTTCGTCTGGTCGGAACGTTCGGTGCTGCGGAGGCGCATGTCTTTACCGGAAGACGGGTGGACTACCTGCGTACCTTCATGAACCGGCTGGCGGGGACGTGGTCCCTTTGGAGCCGAATGCAGCGGTGGAAACAGGAAGCGCTCTTCGACGAGATCACGGGATTGAGAAACAAACGGTGCTGCCTGCGCGAATTCGAGACCTCCTGGGAACGGCACCGTCTTCGCGGCGGGGAATACGCGCTGGCCTTCTTCGATCTGGACCATTTCAAGACCGTGAACGACATGCATGGCCATGTCGCGGGAGATGTGGTTCTCGGTCGGTTCGGGGAAATACTCCGGCGGCACGCGGAACCGATGGGGATGCCCTGCCGTTTCGGAGGTGAGGAGTTCCTTTTGCTCATGCCCGGGACGTCTTTGAAAGATGCGGTGGTCGCATGTGAGAAAATCCGGAAGACCTTGGCGTCAGAGGCGTGGAACACCCAATTCGGCAGGCTCCAGGTGACGGTGAGCTGCGGCATCTCGGAGGCCGTGCGTGATGGTGTTTCCGAGTCCCAGGATCTTCTGGCGCTTGCGGACGCACGGCTCTATGCGGCTAAAGGGAGAGGGAGGAACAGGATCGTTTTCAGTGACTGA
- a CDS encoding CTP synthase has product MTKFIFVTGGVVSSLGKGITAASLGVLLKRRGLRVSVIKMDPYLNVDAGTMNPFQHGEVFVTEDGAETDLDLGHYERFLDLSLSSDNNITTGKIYSSVIAKERRGRYLGATVQVIPHITNEIQEHILKVADGNDVLIAEIGGTVGDIEGLPYLEAIRQVAGRVGRGNVLYCHVTLVPFIAAAGELKTKPTQHSVNELRRIGIQPDIIVCRSQFPLEGDIKDKIALFCNVRKEAVVEALDAPSIYRIPLTLHDQGVDMLVLRQLGIPATQEPDLMDWREFDHRCANPETEVEIAMVGKYVSHKDAYLSVVEALRHAAAAGGAKLVLRHVEAEDVERDGVGSLSGVQGILVPGGFGSRGIEGKIAAVGYARTRKIPFFGLCLGMQVAVVEFARNVCGIAAAHSSEIDPGTPNPVIHLLEEQRTISDLGGTMRLGGYTCELVQGSRSHEAYKKSVIRERHRHRYEFNNEYRERLARAGLVTAGVCQGRDLVEIVELEGHPWFVGVQFHPEFTSRPVRPHPLFRDFVAAAMKVTGKGALQD; this is encoded by the coding sequence ATGACGAAATTCATTTTTGTGACGGGTGGAGTGGTTTCTTCCTTGGGAAAGGGGATTACCGCCGCTTCGCTCGGGGTGCTTCTCAAGCGTCGGGGGCTTCGGGTTTCCGTGATCAAGATGGATCCCTATCTCAATGTGGATGCGGGGACGATGAATCCTTTTCAGCACGGAGAAGTGTTCGTCACCGAGGACGGTGCCGAGACGGACCTCGATCTCGGGCATTACGAGCGGTTTCTGGACCTGAGCCTCTCCTCCGACAACAATATCACCACAGGGAAAATCTATTCGTCCGTCATTGCCAAGGAGCGCAGGGGGCGGTATCTTGGGGCGACGGTGCAGGTGATTCCCCACATTACCAATGAGATACAGGAGCACATCCTGAAGGTGGCGGACGGAAACGACGTGCTCATCGCCGAGATCGGCGGCACGGTGGGGGATATCGAGGGACTTCCCTACCTCGAAGCCATCCGGCAGGTGGCCGGGCGTGTCGGGCGGGGGAACGTGCTCTACTGCCATGTCACCCTCGTTCCGTTCATCGCCGCTGCGGGGGAGTTGAAGACCAAGCCCACCCAGCACAGTGTGAACGAGCTGCGTCGCATCGGTATCCAGCCGGATATCATCGTCTGCCGGTCCCAGTTTCCTCTGGAAGGCGACATCAAGGACAAGATCGCGCTCTTCTGCAATGTCCGGAAGGAGGCCGTCGTGGAGGCTCTCGACGCACCCAGCATCTATCGGATTCCGTTAACGCTCCACGATCAGGGGGTGGATATGCTCGTGCTGCGGCAGCTTGGAATTCCCGCGACACAGGAACCCGATCTGATGGACTGGAGAGAATTCGATCATCGTTGCGCCAATCCCGAAACGGAAGTCGAAATCGCCATGGTTGGGAAATATGTGAGCCACAAGGACGCCTACCTGAGTGTGGTGGAGGCGCTGCGGCATGCTGCTGCGGCGGGGGGCGCGAAGCTCGTGCTCCGGCACGTCGAAGCGGAGGATGTGGAACGGGACGGTGTCGGATCCCTTTCCGGTGTTCAGGGAATCCTCGTCCCCGGAGGGTTTGGAAGCCGAGGTATCGAGGGGAAGATCGCCGCTGTGGGATATGCGAGAACGAGGAAAATTCCCTTCTTCGGGCTCTGTCTCGGGATGCAGGTTGCGGTGGTGGAGTTCGCTCGGAATGTCTGTGGTATCGCCGCGGCACACAGCTCCGAGATCGATCCGGGTACGCCGAATCCCGTAATCCATCTTCTGGAAGAACAGAGGACGATTTCCGATCTGGGTGGTACCATGCGATTGGGAGGATATACCTGCGAACTTGTTCAGGGCAGCAGGTCTCACGAGGCGTACAAGAAGAGCGTGATTCGGGAACGTCACCGTCACCGCTACGAGTTCAACAATGAGTACCGGGAGCGCCTGGCAAGGGCTGGGCTCGTGACGGCGGGAGTCTGTCAGGGAAGGGATCTTGTGGAGATTGTGGAGTTGGAGGGACATCCCTGGTTTGTGGGTGTCCAGTTCCATCCGGAGTTCACGTCGCGTCCGGTTCGTCCCCATCCGCTCTTTCGGGATTTCGTCGCCGCTGCCATGAAAGTGACTGGAAAAGGTGCGCTTCAGGATTGA
- a CDS encoding LPS-assembly protein LptD, producing MSLFPVLLLVLFFLQASLLPVFGEEPVPQVVVDADRVIYDEAGYTALAEGNVRLRYGEFRLQAPHVEMDTRTQLLRASAAPGELVTVHWRGRRLSGERAEFNLATQEGVVRNASGQVDALLFKGKELEVLPFETAVRTNRISARQARGGDRDGDMAFWEGATITTCTEERPHYRLEATNLVVVPGKRVVARNPKVYIGEFLLFRYPFDYVVQLDTKRRALQTSFFPFLSYEEDRGIGVGFSGPVTWPGGSLTLGLMYWKESEFEGWGKFEQELSDTVRLFGETEYSYEKESDEKTWRPTWGFRVLSGGWSGTMSWKQREAVEIEKQLGKIYRGTLERDPEFTLVGPWWSDGASGGWWRLHGTWGTYEEEGLRAERRGAGVELYGEGSGTNLVPFWKAKYMRYFYDRESAGGDDTQTVTEAALGFEWPLSSLRMRTTYFRRWVSGGSPLQWDAEEEAEELYQKITVPLGNGWKFAARGGYDLNASELQEMAYWVTYTLDCMEWELLVRDDLQNGDDWAGLRITILAFPDTPLGVGQEEIDDRGSRPKDLPGSGN from the coding sequence ATGTCGTTGTTTCCGGTGCTGTTGCTCGTCCTGTTTTTTCTCCAGGCGTCTCTCCTCCCGGTTTTCGGCGAGGAACCCGTACCTCAGGTTGTGGTGGATGCCGACCGTGTTATCTATGACGAGGCAGGATACACCGCTCTCGCCGAGGGTAACGTGCGCCTCCGCTACGGCGAGTTTCGCCTTCAGGCTCCCCATGTCGAAATGGATACGCGCACGCAGCTGCTCAGGGCCTCCGCGGCGCCGGGGGAACTGGTGACGGTGCATTGGCGGGGCCGCCGCTTGTCGGGAGAGCGGGCGGAGTTCAACCTGGCCACCCAGGAAGGGGTGGTGCGCAACGCTTCGGGACAAGTGGACGCGCTTCTTTTCAAGGGAAAGGAGCTCGAGGTTCTTCCCTTCGAGACGGCGGTACGGACGAACCGCATCAGCGCCCGGCAGGCTCGAGGTGGCGACCGGGACGGAGACATGGCGTTCTGGGAAGGCGCGACCATCACCACCTGCACGGAGGAGCGTCCGCATTACCGGCTGGAAGCGACGAATCTCGTCGTTGTCCCCGGAAAGCGAGTCGTGGCGAGAAATCCCAAGGTCTACATCGGCGAGTTTCTTCTGTTTCGTTATCCCTTTGACTACGTAGTTCAGTTGGACACAAAACGGCGGGCACTTCAGACGTCCTTCTTTCCTTTCCTGAGTTATGAGGAAGACCGCGGGATTGGAGTGGGGTTTTCCGGGCCTGTTACGTGGCCTGGAGGGAGTCTCACCCTCGGACTTATGTACTGGAAGGAATCGGAGTTCGAGGGGTGGGGGAAGTTCGAGCAGGAGCTGAGCGACACCGTGCGTCTTTTCGGAGAGACCGAATATTCCTACGAGAAGGAATCGGACGAAAAGACCTGGCGCCCCACCTGGGGATTCCGTGTTCTCTCCGGAGGGTGGAGCGGCACGATGAGCTGGAAACAGCGGGAGGCCGTGGAGATCGAAAAACAACTCGGCAAGATCTACCGGGGAACGCTGGAACGCGATCCTGAATTCACCCTGGTCGGTCCCTGGTGGTCCGATGGAGCGAGCGGAGGATGGTGGCGTCTCCACGGCACCTGGGGCACCTACGAGGAAGAGGGGCTTCGCGCCGAACGCCGCGGCGCGGGAGTGGAACTTTACGGCGAGGGTTCGGGGACGAATCTCGTGCCCTTCTGGAAGGCCAAGTACATGCGCTATTTCTACGACAGGGAGAGTGCCGGAGGTGACGACACCCAGACTGTCACCGAGGCGGCGCTGGGCTTCGAATGGCCTCTTTCGAGTCTGCGGATGCGCACCACCTACTTTCGGCGCTGGGTGTCCGGCGGTTCTCCTCTGCAGTGGGATGCGGAGGAGGAAGCGGAGGAGCTTTACCAGAAAATCACCGTTCCCCTCGGGAACGGATGGAAATTCGCCGCCCGGGGCGGATACGATCTCAACGCGTCGGAACTGCAGGAGATGGCCTATTGGGTGACCTATACCCTCGATTGCATGGAGTGGGAGCTGTTGGTACGGGACGATCTTCAAAACGGCGATGACTGGGCGGGCCTGCGCATCACCATCCTTGCGTTTCCGGACACGCCTCTCGGTGTGGGACAGGAGGAGATCGACGACAGGGGGAGCCGCCCCAAGGATCTCCCCGGATCCGGAAACTGA
- a CDS encoding D-alanine--D-alanine ligase family protein gives MPADVERILVACGGDSPEREVSLRSGAAVCQALAEDGWPSKLLTLQTPKDVLPLLREGTAVFVALHGGWGEDGRFQALLEMAGVPYTGSGPEGCMRAMDKVVSKLLFRQYGIPTAAFSLLHSGGGHSEAALCALARRVAEGEILVVKPSGAGSTVGVTIVRKEEELSEAVREAERFDGTVLVEDYIPGKELTVTVWDDGSGPSAFPVVEIRPKGTFYTYEAKYTPFSSEYLVPAPLDEKTSDKVRRIAVEAHRATRCEIYSRVDLRLDPQGKPWVLEVNAVPGMTATSLVPKAAAAFGWSFPELAGRILRASLRKRG, from the coding sequence ATGCCTGCAGACGTGGAAAGGATTCTCGTCGCCTGCGGCGGCGACAGCCCCGAGCGGGAGGTTTCCCTCAGAAGCGGCGCGGCGGTGTGCCAGGCTCTCGCGGAGGATGGATGGCCCTCGAAACTCCTGACGCTGCAGACCCCGAAGGACGTTTTGCCCCTTCTGCGGGAGGGCACGGCGGTGTTCGTCGCGCTTCACGGAGGATGGGGTGAGGATGGGCGTTTTCAGGCGCTTCTGGAAATGGCGGGCGTTCCTTACACGGGAAGCGGGCCCGAAGGGTGCATGCGCGCCATGGACAAGGTGGTGAGCAAGCTCCTCTTTCGGCAGTACGGTATTCCCACGGCGGCGTTCTCGCTTCTGCATTCCGGAGGAGGACATTCCGAGGCGGCCTTGTGCGCGCTCGCCCGCCGCGTTGCGGAAGGCGAAATCCTTGTCGTCAAACCCTCCGGCGCCGGAAGTACCGTGGGAGTCACCATCGTCCGGAAAGAGGAGGAGCTGAGCGAGGCGGTCCGGGAGGCGGAGCGCTTCGATGGAACTGTGCTCGTGGAGGACTACATTCCCGGGAAGGAACTCACGGTGACGGTGTGGGACGATGGAAGCGGTCCGTCGGCGTTTCCCGTCGTCGAGATTCGACCCAAAGGCACTTTCTACACCTACGAGGCGAAGTACACTCCCTTTTCCAGCGAATATCTCGTCCCCGCGCCGCTCGACGAGAAGACGTCCGACAAGGTTCGACGCATCGCCGTGGAAGCTCATCGGGCCACGCGGTGCGAGATCTACAGCCGGGTGGATCTGCGCCTCGATCCTCAAGGAAAGCCATGGGTTCTGGAGGTGAACGCCGTTCCGGGGATGACCGCCACCAGCCTCGTTCCCAAGGCTGCGGCGGCGTTCGGTTGGAGCTTTCCCGAGCTGGCAGGACGAATCCTTCGGGCCTCTCTCAGGAAGCGAGGATGA